In Coturnix japonica isolate 7356 chromosome 9, Coturnix japonica 2.1, whole genome shotgun sequence, a single window of DNA contains:
- the MAP3K13 gene encoding mitogen-activated protein kinase kinase kinase 13 isoform X1 produces the protein MHTHGIMASTQDHLSLSSSPNSISKAFCEDKDFGRLHDERGSTGNHPSPELIEDMREKGLLQTDLMDNMNSPVTAAVLTSISEDSRDQFENSVLQLREQDESETAIPQGNRSTMDGESNSGADDVKVQFNRSGSGSGGFLEGLFGCLRPVWNIIGKAYSTDYKLQQQDTWEVPFEEISELQWLGSGAQGAVFLGKFRAEEVAIKKVRDQNETDIKHLRKLKHPNIIAFKGVCTQAPCYCIIMEYCAHGQLYEVLRAGRKVTPRLLVDWSTGIASGMNYLHLHKIIHRDLKSPNVLVTHTDAVKISDFGTSKELSDKSTKMSFAGTVAWMAPEVIRNEPVSEKVDIWSFGVVLWELLTGEIPYKDVDSSAIIWGVGSNSLHLPVPSTCPDGFKILMKQTWQSKPRNRPSFRQTLMHLDIASADVLATPQETYFKSQAEWREEVKKHFEKIKSEGTCIHRLDEELIRRRREELRHALDIREHYERKLERANNLYMELSAIMLQLEVREKELIKREQAVEKKYPGTYKRHPVRPIIHPNTVEKLMKRKGVSHKPGSQTKRPDLLKSEGIPSAEAASNGSPVSGSPKMSTLSGKSRYRSKPRHRRGNSKGSYNDFAGILKNQPVQDDAPPPPPHNHSHHPGLPQQHGHGHHSRLHAHGQDIANCANNLRYFGPAAALRSPLSNHAQRRMSGSSPDLISTAMEADCRRNLESQESKDDHWECCKTDQYNSCLQCQEEDSGQVQMSSVETGVSRSQSPTAVSLYENAQYIEKVEDEDFSNCTSASALGTPQHMASSVLPCKARPIQKSGDDSSEEEEGEVDSEVEFPRRQRPHRCISSCQSYSTFSSENFSVSDGEEGNTSDHSNSPDELAAKLEDELAEKLEDMLSQTPEIPIEISTQSDGLSDKECAVRRVKTQMSLGKLCADEHSCENPAQFGESDCDSSEGECSDATVRTNKPCSSATWKRRCFSFPPQE, from the exons ATGCACACTCACGGCATCATGGCCAGTACTCAGGATCACCTGAGCTTGTCTTCCTCTCCAAACTCCAtcagcaaagctttctgtgAGGATAAAGACTTTGGTAGGCTACATGATGAACGTGGGTCTACTGGAAACCACCCGTCCCCCGAGCTCATAGAGGATATGCGTGAGAAGGGCTTGCTGCAGACGGACCTCATGGACAATATGAACAGCCCGGTCACTGCAGCGGTGCTGACCAGCATCAGTGAGGACTCTAGGGACCAATTTGAGAACAGCGTGCTGCAGCTAAGAGAGCAGGATGAATCTGAAACGGCCATTCCTCAGGGCAACAGGAGCACTATGGATGGAGAGAGCAACAGCGGGGCGGACGATGTGAAAGTGCAGTTCAACAGATCAGGCAGTGGGAGCGGTGGATTTCTAGAGGGACTTTTTGGCTGTCTCAGGCCTGTGTGGAACATCATAGGCAAGGCGTACTCCACGGACtacaaactgcagcagcaag ATACATGGGAGGTCCCATTTGAGGAGATCTCAGAGCTGCAGTGGCTGGGCAGTGGTGCACAGGGAGCTGTTTTCCTGGGCAAGTTCCGGGCTGAGGAAGTGGCCATCAAGAAAGTGAGAGACCAGAACGAAACAGACATCAAGCACCTGCGGAAACTCAAACACCCCAACATCATTGCCTTCAA GGGAGTCTGCACTCAAGCTCCATGCTACTGTATTATCATGGAGTATTGTGCACATGGGCAGCTCTATGAGGTCTTGCGAGCAGGGCGGAAAGTCACTCCTCGGCTGCTTGTGGATTGGTCCACTGGGATTGCTAGTGGGATGAATTATCTGCACCTTCACAAAATCATCCATCGAGACCTCAAGTCACCAAA tgttttagTTACACATACGGATGCAGTTAAAATCTCAGATTTTGGTACCTCTAAAGAACTCAGTGATAAAAGTACCAAAATGTCTTTTGCGGGAACTGTGGCTTGGATGGCCCCGGAGGTGATACGCAATGAGCCTGTTTCTGAGAAAGTGGATATCTG GTCATTTGGAGTAGTTTTGTGGGAGCTGCTGACAGGAGAGATTCCCTACAAAGATGTGGACTCCTCCGCCATCATTTGGGGAGTGGGCAGTAACAGCTTGCACCTTCCTGTTCCTTCCACCTGCCCAGATGGCTTCAAAATCCTCATGAAGCAGACCTG gCAGAGCAAGCCCCGGAATCGTCCCTCCTTCCGACAGACACTGATGCACCTGGATATTGCATCTGCTGACGTACTAGCTACTCCTCAGGAAACCTACTTCAAATCACAG GCTGAATGGAGAGAAGAGGTGAAGAAGCATTTTGAGAAGATTAAAAGCGAAGGAACCTGTATCCACCGGCTAGATGAAGAATTGATTCGCCGTCGAAGAGAGGAGCTGAG GCACGCGTTGGATATCCGTGAGCACTACGAGCGGAAGCTGGAGCGAGCCAACAACTTATACATGGAGCTCAGTGCTATtatgctgcagctggaggtcCGTGAGAAGGAGCTCATAAA GAGGGAGCaagcagtggaaaagaaatatccTGGGACTTACAAACGCCACCCAGTCAGACCAATAATCCACCCCAATACAGTGGAGAAGCTGATGAAGAGGAAAGGGGTGTCCCATAAACCAGGCAGCCAGACTAAGCG ACCAGATCTGCTGAAGTCGGAGGGCATACccagtgcagaagcagcatcCAATGGCTCACCAGTCTCAGGAAGTCCCAAAATGTCAACGCTGAGTGGCAAAAGTCGCTACCGCAGTAAGCCACGTCACCGCCGGGGGAACAGCAAAGGCAGCTACAACGATTTTGCAGGGATCTTGAAAAACCAGCCTGTGCAAGATGATGCACCCCCACCTCCACCTCATAATCATTCTCATCACCCCGGTCTACCACAGCAGCATGGCCACGGCCATCACTCACGGCTTCATGCCCACGGACAGGATATTGCCAACTGTGCAAACAACTTACGGTACTttggccctgcagcagcactgcggAGCCCGCTCAGTAACCATGCACAAAGGCGGATGTCTGGTTCCAGCCCCGACCTCATCTCCACTGCCATGGAAGCAGATTGCCGGAGGAATCTAGAGAGCCAAGAGAGCAAAGATGATCACTGGGAGTGTTGCAAAACAGATCAGTACAACTCCTGTCTCCAGTGCCAGGAAGAGGACAGTGGTCAGGTACAGATGTCATCTGTTGAAACAGGAGTGAGCCGTTCTCAGTCACCAACGGCTGTTTCCCTATATGAAAACGCGCAGTACATTGAGAAGGTGGAGGATGAGGACTTCAGCAACTGCACGTCAGCATCTGCTCTAGGCACACCACAACACATGGCGTCCTCAGTACTACCTTGCAAAGCAAGACCCATTCAGAAG aGTGGCGATGACTCCTCAGAAGAAGAAGAGGGCGAAGTAGACAGTGAAGTGGAGTTTCCTCGTAGACAAAG ACCTCACCGCTGCATTAGTAGCTGCCAGTCCTACTCGACCTTCAGTTCGGAGAACTTCTCTGTGTCAGATGGAGAGGAGGGGAACACCAGTGATCACTCCAACAGCCCGGATGAGCTGGCTGCCAAGCTGGAAGATGAGCTGGCTGAGAAGCTGGAGGACATGTTGTCCCAGACTCCAGAGATCCCCATTGAAATCTCCACCCAGTCCGACGGGCTTTCAGACAAAGAGTGTGCTGTGCGGAGAGTCAAGACTCAGATGTCTCTGGGGAAACTCTGTGCAGATGAACACAGCTGTGAG aaccCAGCACAGTTTGGAGAATCAGACTGTGACTCTTCCGAAGGGGAGTGTTCTGATGCCACAGTCAGGACCAATaaaccctgcagctctgctactTG GAAGAGAAGATGtttctccttcccaccccagGAGTGA
- the MAP3K13 gene encoding mitogen-activated protein kinase kinase kinase 13 isoform X2: MHTHGIMASTQDHLSLSSSPNSISKAFCEDKDFGRLHDERGSTGNHPSPELIEDMREKGLLQTDLMDNMNSPVTAAVLTSISEDSRDQFENSVLQLREQDESETAIPQGNRSTMDGESNSGADDVKVQFNRSGSGSGGFLEGLFGCLRPVWNIIGKAYSTDYKLQQQDTWEVPFEEISELQWLGSGAQGAVFLGKFRAEEVAIKKVRDQNETDIKHLRKLKHPNIIAFKGVCTQAPCYCIIMEYCAHGQLYEVLRAGRKVTPRLLVDWSTGIASGMNYLHLHKIIHRDLKSPNVLVTHTDAVKISDFGTSKELSDKSTKMSFAGTVAWMAPEVIRNEPVSEKVDIWSFGVVLWELLTGEIPYKDVDSSAIIWGVGSNSLHLPVPSTCPDGFKILMKQTWQSKPRNRPSFRQTLMHLDIASADVLATPQETYFKSQAEWREEVKKHFEKIKSEGTCIHRLDEELIRRRREELRHALDIREHYERKLERANNLYMELSAIMLQLEVREKELIKREQAVEKKYPGTYKRHPVRPIIHPNTVEKLMKRKGVSHKPGSQTKRPDLLKSEGIPSAEAASNGSPVSGSPKMSTLSGKSRYRSKPRHRRGNSKGSYNDFAGILKNQPVQDDAPPPPPHNHSHHPGLPQQHGHGHHSRLHAHGQDIANCANNLRYFGPAAALRSPLSNHAQRRMSGSSPDLISTAMEADCRRNLESQESKDDHWECCKTDQYNSCLQCQEEDSGQVQMSSVETGVSRSQSPTAVSLYENAQYIEKVEDEDFSNCTSASALGTPQHMASSVLPCKARPIQKSGDDSSEEEEGEVDSEVEFPRRQRPHRCISSCQSYSTFSSENFSVSDGEEGNTSDHSNSPDELAAKLEDELAEKLEDMLSQTPEIPIEISTQSDGLSDKECAVRRVKTQMSLGKLCADEHSCENPAQFGESDCDSSEGECSDATVRTNKPCSSATW; the protein is encoded by the exons ATGCACACTCACGGCATCATGGCCAGTACTCAGGATCACCTGAGCTTGTCTTCCTCTCCAAACTCCAtcagcaaagctttctgtgAGGATAAAGACTTTGGTAGGCTACATGATGAACGTGGGTCTACTGGAAACCACCCGTCCCCCGAGCTCATAGAGGATATGCGTGAGAAGGGCTTGCTGCAGACGGACCTCATGGACAATATGAACAGCCCGGTCACTGCAGCGGTGCTGACCAGCATCAGTGAGGACTCTAGGGACCAATTTGAGAACAGCGTGCTGCAGCTAAGAGAGCAGGATGAATCTGAAACGGCCATTCCTCAGGGCAACAGGAGCACTATGGATGGAGAGAGCAACAGCGGGGCGGACGATGTGAAAGTGCAGTTCAACAGATCAGGCAGTGGGAGCGGTGGATTTCTAGAGGGACTTTTTGGCTGTCTCAGGCCTGTGTGGAACATCATAGGCAAGGCGTACTCCACGGACtacaaactgcagcagcaag ATACATGGGAGGTCCCATTTGAGGAGATCTCAGAGCTGCAGTGGCTGGGCAGTGGTGCACAGGGAGCTGTTTTCCTGGGCAAGTTCCGGGCTGAGGAAGTGGCCATCAAGAAAGTGAGAGACCAGAACGAAACAGACATCAAGCACCTGCGGAAACTCAAACACCCCAACATCATTGCCTTCAA GGGAGTCTGCACTCAAGCTCCATGCTACTGTATTATCATGGAGTATTGTGCACATGGGCAGCTCTATGAGGTCTTGCGAGCAGGGCGGAAAGTCACTCCTCGGCTGCTTGTGGATTGGTCCACTGGGATTGCTAGTGGGATGAATTATCTGCACCTTCACAAAATCATCCATCGAGACCTCAAGTCACCAAA tgttttagTTACACATACGGATGCAGTTAAAATCTCAGATTTTGGTACCTCTAAAGAACTCAGTGATAAAAGTACCAAAATGTCTTTTGCGGGAACTGTGGCTTGGATGGCCCCGGAGGTGATACGCAATGAGCCTGTTTCTGAGAAAGTGGATATCTG GTCATTTGGAGTAGTTTTGTGGGAGCTGCTGACAGGAGAGATTCCCTACAAAGATGTGGACTCCTCCGCCATCATTTGGGGAGTGGGCAGTAACAGCTTGCACCTTCCTGTTCCTTCCACCTGCCCAGATGGCTTCAAAATCCTCATGAAGCAGACCTG gCAGAGCAAGCCCCGGAATCGTCCCTCCTTCCGACAGACACTGATGCACCTGGATATTGCATCTGCTGACGTACTAGCTACTCCTCAGGAAACCTACTTCAAATCACAG GCTGAATGGAGAGAAGAGGTGAAGAAGCATTTTGAGAAGATTAAAAGCGAAGGAACCTGTATCCACCGGCTAGATGAAGAATTGATTCGCCGTCGAAGAGAGGAGCTGAG GCACGCGTTGGATATCCGTGAGCACTACGAGCGGAAGCTGGAGCGAGCCAACAACTTATACATGGAGCTCAGTGCTATtatgctgcagctggaggtcCGTGAGAAGGAGCTCATAAA GAGGGAGCaagcagtggaaaagaaatatccTGGGACTTACAAACGCCACCCAGTCAGACCAATAATCCACCCCAATACAGTGGAGAAGCTGATGAAGAGGAAAGGGGTGTCCCATAAACCAGGCAGCCAGACTAAGCG ACCAGATCTGCTGAAGTCGGAGGGCATACccagtgcagaagcagcatcCAATGGCTCACCAGTCTCAGGAAGTCCCAAAATGTCAACGCTGAGTGGCAAAAGTCGCTACCGCAGTAAGCCACGTCACCGCCGGGGGAACAGCAAAGGCAGCTACAACGATTTTGCAGGGATCTTGAAAAACCAGCCTGTGCAAGATGATGCACCCCCACCTCCACCTCATAATCATTCTCATCACCCCGGTCTACCACAGCAGCATGGCCACGGCCATCACTCACGGCTTCATGCCCACGGACAGGATATTGCCAACTGTGCAAACAACTTACGGTACTttggccctgcagcagcactgcggAGCCCGCTCAGTAACCATGCACAAAGGCGGATGTCTGGTTCCAGCCCCGACCTCATCTCCACTGCCATGGAAGCAGATTGCCGGAGGAATCTAGAGAGCCAAGAGAGCAAAGATGATCACTGGGAGTGTTGCAAAACAGATCAGTACAACTCCTGTCTCCAGTGCCAGGAAGAGGACAGTGGTCAGGTACAGATGTCATCTGTTGAAACAGGAGTGAGCCGTTCTCAGTCACCAACGGCTGTTTCCCTATATGAAAACGCGCAGTACATTGAGAAGGTGGAGGATGAGGACTTCAGCAACTGCACGTCAGCATCTGCTCTAGGCACACCACAACACATGGCGTCCTCAGTACTACCTTGCAAAGCAAGACCCATTCAGAAG aGTGGCGATGACTCCTCAGAAGAAGAAGAGGGCGAAGTAGACAGTGAAGTGGAGTTTCCTCGTAGACAAAG ACCTCACCGCTGCATTAGTAGCTGCCAGTCCTACTCGACCTTCAGTTCGGAGAACTTCTCTGTGTCAGATGGAGAGGAGGGGAACACCAGTGATCACTCCAACAGCCCGGATGAGCTGGCTGCCAAGCTGGAAGATGAGCTGGCTGAGAAGCTGGAGGACATGTTGTCCCAGACTCCAGAGATCCCCATTGAAATCTCCACCCAGTCCGACGGGCTTTCAGACAAAGAGTGTGCTGTGCGGAGAGTCAAGACTCAGATGTCTCTGGGGAAACTCTGTGCAGATGAACACAGCTGTGAG aaccCAGCACAGTTTGGAGAATCAGACTGTGACTCTTCCGAAGGGGAGTGTTCTGATGCCACAGTCAGGACCAATaaaccctgcagctctgctactTGGTAA
- the TMEM41A gene encoding transmembrane protein 41A isoform X1 translates to MWRRPAALLLVFAGSTLSLWLLSAWLGAGQTRRPLRFPSDLEELRELSEALRDYERRHRGAAVALFCAAYLYKQSFAIPGSSLLNVLAGALFGPWVGLLLCSALTSLGATCCYLLSRAFGKRLVVRYFPDKVALLQRKVEENRSCLFFFLLFLRLFPMTPNWFLNLSAPILNIPIAQFFFSVLIGLTPYNFICVQTGAILSQINSLDAIFSWDTLLKLLLMAMAALIPGTLIKKYSKKHLKLDEDEHAPLLNGKKNM, encoded by the exons ATGTGGCGGCGGCCGGCAGCGCTGCTGCTGGTGTTCGCGGGATCCACGCTATCGCTGTGGCTGCTGTCGGCGTGGCTGGGAGCGGGGCAGACCCGCAG GCCGCTGCGCTTCCCGTCGGACCTGGAGGAGCTGCGGGAGCTGAGCGAGGCGCTGCGGGACTACGAGCGGCGGCACCGCGGGGCGGCTGTAGCGCTGTTCTGTGCCGCCTACCTCTACAAGCAGAGCTTCGCCATCCCCGGCTCCAGCCTGCTG AACGTCCTGGCCGGAGCGCTGTTCGGGCCGTGGGTcgggctgctgctctgctcgGCGCTCACGTCGCTGGGAGCCACCTGCTGCTACCTGCTGTCCAGAGCCTTTGGGAAGCGCTTGGTGGTGCGGTACTTCCCTGATAAAGTGGCTTTGCTGCAAAGGAAG GTCGAAGAGAACAGGAgctgcctgtttttcttcctgctgttcctGAGGCTGTTCCCCATGACACCAAATTGGTTTCTGAATCTCTCGGCTCCCATCCTCAACATCCCCATTGCTCAGTTCTTCTTCTCCGTTCTCATCG GTCTTACCCCCTATAACTTCATCTGTGTACAGACAGGAGCCATTCTGTCACAAATCAACTCTCTGGATGCCATTTTCTCTTGGGACACGCTGCTCAAACTGCTTCTGATGGCCATGGCAGCATTGATACCAGGGACTCTGATcaagaaatacagcaagaagCACTTAAAGCTGGATGAAGATGAGCACGCTCCATTACTCAATGGCAAAAAGAACATGTGA
- the TMEM41A gene encoding transmembrane protein 41A isoform X2, whose translation MWRRPAALLLVFAGSTLSLWLLSAWLGAGQTRRPLRFPSDLEELRELSEALRDYERRHRGAAVALFCAAYLYKQSFAIPGSSLLNVLAGALFGPWVGLLLCSALTSLGATCCYLLSRAFGKRLVVRYFPDKVALLQRKVLPPITSSVYRQEPFCHKSTLWMPFSLGTRCSNCF comes from the exons ATGTGGCGGCGGCCGGCAGCGCTGCTGCTGGTGTTCGCGGGATCCACGCTATCGCTGTGGCTGCTGTCGGCGTGGCTGGGAGCGGGGCAGACCCGCAG GCCGCTGCGCTTCCCGTCGGACCTGGAGGAGCTGCGGGAGCTGAGCGAGGCGCTGCGGGACTACGAGCGGCGGCACCGCGGGGCGGCTGTAGCGCTGTTCTGTGCCGCCTACCTCTACAAGCAGAGCTTCGCCATCCCCGGCTCCAGCCTGCTG AACGTCCTGGCCGGAGCGCTGTTCGGGCCGTGGGTcgggctgctgctctgctcgGCGCTCACGTCGCTGGGAGCCACCTGCTGCTACCTGCTGTCCAGAGCCTTTGGGAAGCGCTTGGTGGTGCGGTACTTCCCTGATAAAGTGGCTTTGCTGCAAAGGAAG GTCTTACCCCCTATAACTTCATCTGTGTACAGACAGGAGCCATTCTGTCACAAATCAACTCTCTGGATGCCATTTTCTCTTGGGACACGCTGCTCAAACTGCTTCTGA